TCCGAACACGCCAAAGAGTGAACCCAGTAATAAGAACAACCATAATGATTGCAGTTCTGGCGATTGATACTGCGGCATAGTAATCACCGCTTCTTGGCCATTAATCGCTCGGAAGACAATGTTCGCCATGATCGCAGAGATGATCACTGCACGAATAGAAATTAATGAGTAGCGAAATTGAGGTCGCATTTCCTCAACCACAAACATAATACCAGCCAACGGTGCGTTGAACGCTGCGGCCAAACCGCCTGCTGCGCCGGATGCTAAAAGCGAGTGGCGAGTATCGTCATCTTTGATTCTGAAAATGTCAGTGACCATACGGCCAACCGCCCCGCCCATCTGTACTGTAGGACCTTCACGGCCTAACACCATACCTGAGCCTAAAGCGCCCATGCCACCAAAGAATTTTACGGGAATGACGCGCCACCAACGAACTGGACGAATGTTGTCCATCGCCCCTTCGATCTCAGGGATACCAGAGCCGGACGCTTCTGGAGCAAAGCGGTGTACAAGGTAATAACCAATGAAGGCGAGCGTTGCACTGATCAAAATAGCGGCAAGCCACAATGGTAGTACATTACCAATTTCGCTTTTAAGCCACTCAGTACGAGTTTCGGATACGAAGTGAACGGCAAGCTCAAAATAAGTGCCGACAATACCCGCTAACGTACCAACGATAGCTGCCATAAAAAGGACGGGAAATGAAGTAGACGTTGACCCTCGAGAGACAAACTGGTTAATCGCATCTTTCGGTACGTGCGCTAACACAGATTTTACAATTCTCTCTCGCTTGGTCATTAACAGATTCTCCTGGAAATAAATGGAATGGACGAAAGAAATTATACGCTGACGAGAGTCTAGACCTAATCAGTAAAGATGCAATTTAGCTTTCCACTATTGAGCGGTTCAAGTGTCCTTTGTCCAAATATTGATAAATATTGTGCTATTGATCCCATATATAGCGACATTTTTTTATTGGTTAACCTTGTTTTCTGAGCAAAATGAACCATGCTTTAGGTGTAAAGCAACATGACTGCTTAAGAAGGAGGGATGTGAGGTTTTACACACAATTTGGATGGATTCAAACCCTACAGAAATTCCTCGTCATTTGTTCGGGATGCATCAATAGACTTCCCGATTCGCATACTCACGATTGAGTCACGAGGCAGAGGCGCACGCATAAGTGCGCCTTTTTAATGCCTGCTAGTAACGTTTCAGTGTTGGTTATAATACAGTATGGAATGTTGATTAATATAATGGGTGTGATATCTTGTATTTTGTAATGGTTCTCAGCGTGAAGGACTACGCTATTCAGGTTCGATACAAGATTGATGCGGGCTAGAAGGTCCGCTTTTTTTGTTGCCAAATTTAGACCTTTGACCTTGTCATTTTTCTTTCAAACCGTAATGATCTTCGATTCTCAATCTCACTGAAGAACAGAAAACTGAATCATGCCGCGTCTTTCCTTATCTGCTGTCACTTGCTTTTCACTCGTTGTTTTTTTCCACACTCATGTTTCATTTGCAAACGGTTTTTGGTGGCAGGCATTGTTGTCAGAGAAGCCGTTGACAGAGGTAAGAGAAGTGATAAAGCAAGGTGGCGAATGGTATGAATGTGATGCCTTCGATCAAATGACGGTCATGTGTTTAGACGAGTTTTATTATTACAATATAGCGCTTTATGGTGAGCTAACCTTAAGAAATCAGAGCATGACCTTATCTTTGTTAGCGGCATATGATGCGCAAACGTTGAGTGACCTTATTCTGAATTTGAGAAAAGACGGTTTTGTGATGAGTGCGCTTGATATAGGGGACGAGCATTATGATGTACGTGAAGCACTGCAACAGCAATCGCCTGAAGCGGTAGATAGGGACGTCGTATTGCTTATGAATCAATATCCTCAAGATGTACCTAGAACACTCGATTGGCTACGGGCTCAAGAGTTTGAAGCATCGTTGCCAAAAGTTAAGGCTAATTTAACGAGTGATGGGGAGGTGCTAGAGTTAACCATCACTCGCCTTTAGATTCATTATGTAGGGCAAGAAACGTCGCCATGGCCGATTCGTCAAGAAAGCCATCTGACTTTTTGTGTGCGCGTAAGTACTGATAGCCAGCGATGAGCTTTCGATGCTGTGCTAGTTCCGACTCAGGTATGGTCTTACTCATGACATGTTGGAACGCCAGCTTGTAAGCGGGCATATCTACCACTTCTGCTTGGCGATAGAGGTAACCGCAACCTGTCGCTAACCATTCTAAAGAACAGTTTGCACGCATCGCGATTTGGTTGGCTTTGCTTAAACTTGGTTCACTGCCTTTCAGATATTTCCGAATCATCGCCTCAGAAACATCGACACGTCGAGCAAAGCCACTGATGCTCTCTTCACCAATTAAAGTCGCTAATCGTTGGGCAAAAGACATAATTCGTACTCCAGTTCGAATTGCGAAAGTTTACCCGTTGAGCCCACGGTAAAACAAGACTAGGATGAAAGCAGATTAAGAAAAGGAGAAAACCCATGGTTGCAAAAGTAGTGACTGCACCAAACGGTCCAGAGTTTTCTGAACTGGTTCAAGGATATTGGCGTGCAGTAGATTGGGGCATGACGGCTCAAGAGCGTCTGTCATTCCTAAAGCAACATATTGAGTTAGGTATTACCACCGTCGATCACGCAGATATCTATGGTAACTACGAGTGTGAAGCGTTGTTTGGCGAAGCTCTAGCATTAGAAAAAAGTATTCGTCAGCAAATTCAAATCGTCACTAAGTGCGACATCAACTTGTGTGGTGACAAAACGCCAGAGCGTAAGATCAACCACTACGACACAAGCGCAGCGCACATTTATCAATCGGTAAATAACTCGCTTGAGCGACTAAAAGTGGATGAAATTGATGTCCTGTTGATTCACCGTCCCGACGTATTGATGGATGCAGACGAAGTCGCAGAAGCATTCACTGAGCTACATAAAGTCGGTAAAGTGAAGCACTTTGGTGTGTCTAACTTTTCGCCTCGTCAATTCGAACTACTGCAATCGCGTTTAGGTAAGCCTCTTGTGACTAACCAAGTGGAAATTAACCCGCTTAACTTCGAGGTTGCTCACGATGGTACACTCGACCAAATGCAAGCACTTCGTACTCGTCCAATGGCTTGGTCATGCCTAGGCGGCGGCGCTATCTTTACCGGCGACAGCGAGCAAGTAATTCGTATTCGTAACGAGCTGGAAGCCATCCGTGAAGAAGTCGGTGCAAATAGCATCGACGAAGTGATCTACGCTTGGATTCGTCGCTTACCATCAAAACCGATGCCAATCATTGGCTCAGGTAAGATCGAGCGCGTACAAACTGCGGTAAATGCACTTGATATTGAACTGACTCGTGAGCAGTGGTACCGAGTTTGGGTCGCTTCAAAAGGCCACGGTGTGCCATAGAAAGCACATTTCAAAGCAATACAAATAGAACCATCGACTGGGCACTCTAACGAAGAGTGCCTTTTGCATTTCCTGCTTGATTCAATTTCTTATTTATTTAACGCAACCCTTTGCGTATCAAGGGCTGTAGAAGTTTTAATCACTCGTGTTTTATGTCACTAAATGTATCACGAATTGGGGAATAGTTGCTTTCGCAGGTTCACTCATCTATTCATATTGCGTATGCTTACCCAGTAAACAAAAAACGACAACTCTTTGTCTGTATCGCACGAACAATCTGATAGACTCCTGCGCAGATTGTTGAATATTTAAAGGTGGTTGAATGTCTTTTCCTGTACTCATCTGTGATGATTCAGCGTTAGCACGCAAACAGATGGCAAGATCACTGCCAGCAACATTAAATGCAGACGTGACATTTGCCATTCACGGTAAAAACGCGCTTGAAGAACTCGCGCAAAAAGAATTCAAACTGATGTTTCTAGACTTGACCATGCCAGAGATGGACGGTTTTGAAACATTAGAAAACATGAAGCGCCTTAGCATCCAGACGCCCGTCGTCGTTGTGTCTGGTGATATCCAACCAAAAGCGAAGGAACGTGTATTCGCACTTGGTGCTAAAGCGTTTATTCAAAAGCCAATTGGAAAAGATGAGCTTAAGGCAACGTTAAGAGAGCTTGTCGAACCCGATCAACGCCCTCAGGTGATCACGCCTACGACGCTCGAGCTGCCGATTTTACGTCGCCGCGATATTTATATGGAAGTGGCGAACGTTTCTATTGGCCGTGCGGCGGATGCCCTAGCACGTCATTTCGATGTATTTGTTCAACTTCCATTACCGAATGTGAACATCTTCGAAGTCAGCGAACTTCATATGGCTTTACGTGATTTGGCTTCACAAGACAACGTCTCAGGTGTGTGCCAAGGTTTTTGTGGTGAAGGGATCGCGGGTGAAGCACTCGTGCTCTTGAGTGACTCCAGTGTTTCTGATCTTAAGAAACTGATGAAGGTGCCAGCAGACAGTGAAGAGTTGGAAGAGCTTGAGCTGCTGATGGATATCTCCAACATTTTGGTCGGTTCTTTCTTGAATGGCTTAGGCGAGCAATCTGAAGTACGATTTTTCCAAAGTCCTCCGGTTTTGCTCGGCCAGCATATCTCGATTGACTCTATTATCGAATCAACCACAGGCGCGTTCAGTCGTACCATGACCTTTGAAGTGAGCTACAACATCGAAGGCACCTCAATTCGTTGTGATCTTCTGTTTATGTTCGTTGATGAGTCATTGCCGTTGCTGGATAACAAACTGTCGTACTTAATGGAGGACTTCTAATGCTGAATCTACCCGCAGAATTTGAACAATTCCATTGGATGGTTGACATGGTGCAGAATGTCGATATGGGTTTGGTCGTTATAGATAAAGAATATAACGTGCAAGTGTGGAACGGGTTTATGACTCATCACAGTGGTTTGCAGTCACATGAGGCTATTGGCCGCTCTATCTTCGATATTTTCCCAGAAATCCCACAAGAGTGGTTCAAGCTCAAGACTAAACCTGTCTATGATTTGGGTTGTCGCAGCTTTATTACTTGGCGTCAGCGTCCGTATTTGTTCCGATGTCGTAACGTTCGTCCTGTCACTCAGCAAGCCGAGTTTATGTACCAAAACGTGACGCTAAATCCAATGCGTACCCCAACAGGGAAAATCAATTCGTTGTTCTTGTCGATTCAAGATGCGACCGCAGAAGCCTTGATGGTGAAAGACCAAAAATAAGCTTGAAAAAATAAGCATGGTAAAAGCCGAGGTTCGCCTCGGCTTTTTTGTATACTTAAATCGTGTTTCCCCAATTTGCAGAATATTAAAATGGACTTTAATCTCGCCCTCAAACTCTACACCTCAGAACAAGTCAGAAGCGGAGAAGTTGTTGCTGCTCAAATGGCGGGTGTTTCGATGTATAGCCTCATGCAACGTGCTGGAATGGCTGTGTACGAACGTTTTCTTCATCTTTACCCTAGATCTCGAAATGTGCTGGTGGTCTGTGGCAAAGGTAATAATGGGGGAGACGGTTACGTGTTTGCGACCCTCGCTAAACAGGCGCAATTAAATGTACGTGTGTTTCAGTTAGGAGACCCTACATCACTGAAAGGTGACGCGTTGAGAGCATTTGAAGACTGGCAAACGGTCGATGGTGAAATCAGCAGTTGGGATGATTGGCATACTGCTTTACTGGAAGCAGACGTGATCATTGACGCCATGTTAGGGGCGGGGCTGAGTGGAGTAGTGAGACACGAATGTCGCCGTTTTATCGACCAAATAAACCAAATTCATTGTCCGGTCATTTCCATCGATATACCTTCTGGATTAAGTGCAGATACAGGCGCTGTGCTCGGTGATGCCGTTAAAGCCAACCATACTGTGACGTTTATCGGAGTGAAACAGGGGCTATGTACTGGACAAGCAAGAGACTACGTTGGCGAGTTGCATTTCTCTGGTTTGGGCGTGAATGTAGAATTTGAGTCCATAGAAGAAGAAAGTGCGTTAGGCCTCGATGAGCAAGTCATCAAAAGATTACTTCCCGATAGGAAAGCCACTTCCCACAAAGGTGATAATGGAAAGTTGCTCTGTGTTGGCGGTAATCAAGGACTATCTGGAGCCATTCGATTATGTGCTTCTGCCGCCGTTCGGACTGGCGTGGGATTAATTGCAACCATCACTCATCCGGATTCATTGCTTCCTTTACAAGTCGGAGTGCCAGAAGTGATGAGCCAGAGCATCACCTACGAGAAATTAAAAGCAACAGATAACGAGCTGGTGAAGCGAGCGTTATGGGCAGATGTTTTAGTCTTTGGGCCAGGCTTTGGTCAGGACGAATGGGCGCATAAGGCTTATCAATTCTTATCACAACAACATAAGCCCAAGGTAGTGGACGCCGATGGCTTGAATATTTTGGCCATGCTCAACCATAGGAATGATGTGGTGGTCTTGCGAGACGAACTACGTGTCATGACACCACACCCGGGAGAGGCCGCGCGTTTACTGAATATTTCGACAAAAGAGATCGAAGGTGACCGCTACGCAGCAGCAAGACAACTGCATGAGCGTTATGGCGGAGTTATTGTTCTCAAAGGCGCAGGCACTCTCATATACGATGGAGCGAGAATGTACGTTTGCCTGGCGGGTAATCCGGGAATGGCGAGTGGGGGAATGGGGGATGTTCTTTCTGGCGTTATTGCGGCTTTGCTTGCGAAACGGTTGCCGATTGCAATTGCCGCTCGTCTTGGTGTCATTCTTCATAGCCATTCTGCGGACTTAAATGTGCAGCAAAATGGTGAAATAGGGCTGACTGCTACTGATGTGATCGGAACACTTCGACAAGCGATTAACTCACCGGATGCGTAAATGCACAAAAATGCCGTTGATTTTGGCAAAAAAAGTGATGTCTAGGGTAAAAAAAACGATAAAAACTTTTTAAATAAACACTCAAATTGCGTTCGATTGATGTGATTTTAAACGTTTATGAGAAGTTGAACGTCAAATGCTCTGCGATGTCACGCAAAGGTTTGCGCAAAGGATTACATAGAGAGTGTTCTTAACTGTTTGATATTAATGATTAAATTGTGATTTGGTTGGGAGGGAAGGTGTTTTTGATATGCGATTTTCCAGATGGTATCACAAAAAAAAATCAAATATCAGACTTGTAGGAAAGAAATCACAGCCTATAATGCTGAAAACCGGAGCGTCTGCCAACGCTCCGGTTTTTTTGTGTCCGAAGAACAGTGAACTCGTCTGCCAACGATGCCACTACGCACTCTGAGATGACACATATACTTATGAATCAAGGAATTACACAATGCGTATCGAACAAGAACTTAAGTTAGGTTTCAAAGATGTACTGTTTCGCCCGAAACGTTCAACCCTTAAGAGCCGTTCTCAAGTAAATTTAACCCGCGATTTTACATTCAAGCACAGTGGCCGTCAATGGTCTGGTGTACCTGTAATTG
This portion of the Vibrio hyugaensis genome encodes:
- a CDS encoding helix-turn-helix domain-containing protein, which gives rise to MSFAQRLATLIGEESISGFARRVDVSEAMIRKYLKGSEPSLSKANQIAMRANCSLEWLATGCGYLYRQAEVVDMPAYKLAFQHVMSKTIPESELAQHRKLIAGYQYLRAHKKSDGFLDESAMATFLALHNESKGE
- a CDS encoding response regulator, with the translated sequence MSFPVLICDDSALARKQMARSLPATLNADVTFAIHGKNALEELAQKEFKLMFLDLTMPEMDGFETLENMKRLSIQTPVVVVSGDIQPKAKERVFALGAKAFIQKPIGKDELKATLRELVEPDQRPQVITPTTLELPILRRRDIYMEVANVSIGRAADALARHFDVFVQLPLPNVNIFEVSELHMALRDLASQDNVSGVCQGFCGEGIAGEALVLLSDSSVSDLKKLMKVPADSEELEELELLMDISNILVGSFLNGLGEQSEVRFFQSPPVLLGQHISIDSIIESTTGAFSRTMTFEVSYNIEGTSIRCDLLFMFVDESLPLLDNKLSYLMEDF
- a CDS encoding PAS domain-containing protein; translated protein: MLNLPAEFEQFHWMVDMVQNVDMGLVVIDKEYNVQVWNGFMTHHSGLQSHEAIGRSIFDIFPEIPQEWFKLKTKPVYDLGCRSFITWRQRPYLFRCRNVRPVTQQAEFMYQNVTLNPMRTPTGKINSLFLSIQDATAEALMVKDQK
- a CDS encoding aldo/keto reductase, giving the protein MVAKVVTAPNGPEFSELVQGYWRAVDWGMTAQERLSFLKQHIELGITTVDHADIYGNYECEALFGEALALEKSIRQQIQIVTKCDINLCGDKTPERKINHYDTSAAHIYQSVNNSLERLKVDEIDVLLIHRPDVLMDADEVAEAFTELHKVGKVKHFGVSNFSPRQFELLQSRLGKPLVTNQVEINPLNFEVAHDGTLDQMQALRTRPMAWSCLGGGAIFTGDSEQVIRIRNELEAIREEVGANSIDEVIYAWIRRLPSKPMPIIGSGKIERVQTAVNALDIELTREQWYRVWVASKGHGVP
- the clcA gene encoding H(+)/Cl(-) exchange transporter ClcA encodes the protein MTKRERIVKSVLAHVPKDAINQFVSRGSTSTSFPVLFMAAIVGTLAGIVGTYFELAVHFVSETRTEWLKSEIGNVLPLWLAAILISATLAFIGYYLVHRFAPEASGSGIPEIEGAMDNIRPVRWWRVIPVKFFGGMGALGSGMVLGREGPTVQMGGAVGRMVTDIFRIKDDDTRHSLLASGAAGGLAAAFNAPLAGIMFVVEEMRPQFRYSLISIRAVIISAIMANIVFRAINGQEAVITMPQYQSPELQSLWLFLLLGSLFGVFGVVFNKLITIAQDSFVALHKNDRKRYLITGTILGGVFGLLLLYVPQLTGGGIGLIPDITNGNYSISILVMLFVGRVITTLLCFGSGAPGGIFAPMLALGTLFGYAFGASADMLLPSLTIEPGVFAIAGMGALFAATVRAPITGILLVIEMTNNYYLILPLIITSLGAVIVAQLLGGQPIYSQLLHRTLKNDKLRQQDLPENQA
- a CDS encoding bifunctional ADP-dependent NAD(P)H-hydrate dehydratase/NAD(P)H-hydrate epimerase, yielding MDFNLALKLYTSEQVRSGEVVAAQMAGVSMYSLMQRAGMAVYERFLHLYPRSRNVLVVCGKGNNGGDGYVFATLAKQAQLNVRVFQLGDPTSLKGDALRAFEDWQTVDGEISSWDDWHTALLEADVIIDAMLGAGLSGVVRHECRRFIDQINQIHCPVISIDIPSGLSADTGAVLGDAVKANHTVTFIGVKQGLCTGQARDYVGELHFSGLGVNVEFESIEEESALGLDEQVIKRLLPDRKATSHKGDNGKLLCVGGNQGLSGAIRLCASAAVRTGVGLIATITHPDSLLPLQVGVPEVMSQSITYEKLKATDNELVKRALWADVLVFGPGFGQDEWAHKAYQFLSQQHKPKVVDADGLNILAMLNHRNDVVVLRDELRVMTPHPGEAARLLNISTKEIEGDRYAAARQLHERYGGVIVLKGAGTLIYDGARMYVCLAGNPGMASGGMGDVLSGVIAALLAKRLPIAIAARLGVILHSHSADLNVQQNGEIGLTATDVIGTLRQAINSPDA